One stretch of Bradyrhizobium canariense DNA includes these proteins:
- a CDS encoding alpha/beta hydrolase — protein sequence MPETAASNRPVLIFVHGGGFIAGNKHAPGSPFYDNVMLWAVKNGFIGVNVTYRLAPQSPWPAGAEDLASAVQWTSDRIGERGGDPARLYLMGHSAGAVHVANYVSHPEFYKVRDGGLAGAIMISGIYDLTETPAGDAEIAYFGSDPFYNPSREVKPSSPARSMSDIAPF from the coding sequence ATGCCGGAGACAGCGGCTTCGAACCGTCCGGTGCTGATTTTCGTTCACGGCGGCGGATTCATCGCCGGCAACAAACACGCTCCCGGCAGCCCGTTTTACGACAATGTGATGCTATGGGCGGTCAAGAACGGCTTTATCGGCGTCAACGTCACCTATCGCCTCGCGCCGCAATCACCGTGGCCGGCGGGTGCGGAAGATCTGGCCAGCGCCGTTCAATGGACCTCGGACAGGATCGGCGAGCGCGGCGGTGACCCTGCCCGCCTCTATCTGATGGGACATTCCGCAGGCGCGGTTCATGTCGCTAACTACGTCTCGCACCCCGAGTTTTACAAAGTGAGGGATGGCGGACTAGCCGGCGCCATCATGATCTCCGGCATCTATGACCTCACGGAGACACCGGCCGGTGACGCCGAGATCGCCTATTTCGGCTCCGATCCCTTCTATAATCCGAGCCGTGAGGTCAAGCCCTCTTCTCCGGCGCGCTCGATGTCTGATATTGCTCCGTTTTGA
- a CDS encoding RluA family pseudouridine synthase gives MSRRFKKPLAKSRAPGDRPKGAHPYRGSQAERPQAHRPGGKPPARFSAPRVAKPAPFIPEPEKIAAEPPPLPTKVQTVVVTADENGMRVDRFLEARFPGLSFSHIQRVVRKGELRVNGKRADSKDRIEEGQSIRIPPLKLDTPKVAGHLSEAEAKTLQALKDMILFEDADVMVLNKPAGLAVQGGSGTTRHVDQMLEVMRDAKGQKPRLVHRLDKETAGCLLVAKTRFAATALTGSFRHRSARKIYWALVAGVPKPKQGRISTYLAKEESEDDTIMRIAAHGDEGASHAVTYYAVVETSAQKLAWVSLKPVTGRTHQLRAHMAHIDHAIVGDPKYFNKENWELPGGLQKRLHLLARRIVIPHPRGGVIDATAPLPPHMLQSWNLLGLEADRFDPIENAPEE, from the coding sequence ATGAGCCGACGCTTCAAAAAACCACTGGCAAAGTCCCGCGCGCCGGGCGACCGCCCCAAGGGCGCGCACCCCTATCGCGGCTCGCAGGCCGAACGGCCGCAGGCGCATCGCCCCGGCGGCAAGCCGCCTGCGCGGTTTTCTGCGCCCCGTGTGGCCAAGCCGGCTCCGTTCATTCCCGAGCCCGAAAAGATCGCCGCCGAGCCGCCGCCGCTGCCGACCAAGGTTCAGACCGTTGTCGTGACCGCGGACGAGAACGGCATGCGCGTGGATCGCTTTCTGGAGGCGCGCTTTCCCGGCCTGTCGTTCTCCCACATCCAGCGCGTTGTTCGCAAAGGCGAGTTGCGCGTCAACGGCAAGCGCGCCGACAGCAAGGACCGGATCGAAGAAGGCCAGAGCATTCGCATTCCGCCGCTGAAGCTGGATACGCCCAAGGTCGCCGGACACCTCTCGGAAGCCGAAGCGAAGACGCTTCAAGCCCTCAAGGACATGATCCTGTTTGAGGATGCCGACGTCATGGTGCTGAACAAGCCGGCCGGGCTTGCGGTGCAAGGCGGCTCCGGCACCACGCGGCACGTCGATCAGATGCTGGAGGTGATGCGCGACGCCAAGGGGCAAAAGCCGCGGCTGGTACATCGGCTCGACAAGGAAACCGCGGGCTGCCTGCTGGTCGCGAAGACGCGTTTTGCCGCGACCGCCTTGACCGGATCATTCCGCCATCGCTCGGCGCGCAAGATTTACTGGGCGCTGGTCGCCGGCGTGCCGAAGCCGAAGCAGGGCCGCATTTCGACCTACCTCGCCAAGGAAGAGAGCGAGGACGACACCATCATGCGGATCGCGGCCCATGGCGACGAGGGCGCGAGTCATGCCGTGACCTATTATGCCGTGGTCGAGACGTCGGCGCAGAAGCTCGCCTGGGTATCCCTGAAGCCGGTCACGGGACGGACCCATCAATTGCGCGCGCACATGGCGCATATCGATCACGCCATCGTCGGCGATCCCAAATATTTCAACAAGGAAAACTGGGAGCTGCCGGGCGGCCTGCAGAAACGGTTGCATCTGCTGGCGCGCCGGATCGTGATTCCGCATCCGCGCGGCGGCGTAATCGACGCCACCGCGCCGCTGCCGCCGCACATGCTGCAATCCTGGAACCTGCTGGGGCTTGAGGCCGACCGGTTCGACCCGATCGAGAATGCGCCTGAAGAATAA
- a CDS encoding ATP12 family chaperone protein gives MRELFDEVAGHSPLDPEEAVRRTTRGPQRKRFYAQAGVAEVPEGFAVVLDGKTVRTPSGRPLVAPRRELAEGIAAEWNAQKEIIDPLTMPLTRFANSVIEGVVDRADAVTDDVAKYLGSDLLFYRAGHPEALVAREAAAWDPVLFWAADQLGAHFILAEGIVHVAQPDAAIKAARAVFPKDAWSVAALHVVTTLTGSALLALALLHGVLDPDQVWAAAHVDEDWNNEKWGADEEVAARRAARLVDFKAAVSILKASESAIG, from the coding sequence ATGCGTGAATTGTTTGACGAAGTTGCAGGACATTCTCCGCTCGATCCGGAGGAGGCGGTCAGGCGCACCACGCGCGGGCCGCAGCGCAAGCGTTTTTACGCGCAGGCCGGCGTCGCTGAGGTGCCCGAAGGATTTGCCGTCGTCCTCGATGGCAAGACCGTTCGTACGCCGTCGGGGCGTCCGCTGGTGGCGCCGAGGCGCGAGCTCGCCGAGGGCATCGCGGCGGAATGGAACGCACAGAAGGAGATCATCGATCCCCTGACGATGCCGCTGACGAGATTTGCCAACAGCGTAATCGAAGGCGTGGTCGATCGGGCCGATGCGGTCACTGACGATGTCGCGAAATATCTCGGCTCGGATCTGCTGTTTTATCGTGCCGGACATCCCGAGGCGCTGGTGGCGCGCGAGGCAGCGGCTTGGGATCCGGTGTTGTTCTGGGCCGCGGACCAGCTCGGCGCCCATTTCATTCTGGCGGAGGGGATCGTGCATGTCGCCCAGCCGGATGCGGCGATCAAGGCGGCGCGGGCCGTATTTCCCAAAGATGCCTGGTCGGTTGCGGCGCTGCATGTGGTGACGACGCTGACCGGCTCGGCGCTGCTGGCATTGGCGCTGCTGCATGGCGTGCTCGATCCCGATCAGGTCTGGGCCGCCGCGCATGTCGATGAGGACTGGAACAACGAAAAATGGGGTGCGGACGAGGAGGTCGCGGCACGCCGCGCGGCCCGGCTGGTCGATTTCAAGGCTGCCGTGAGCATTCTTAAAGCTTCTGAATCCGCCATCGGTTAA
- a CDS encoding flagellar hook-length control protein FliK — protein MSIVINQSVPLVAVQGATADVVLQPGTVVKAQVLQILGNDQAQISIGGQSIDVVTQVPLQAGQTLQLSVSQASDGSIQLAVVNQQGGAAANQGAANPAAANFAADTVTLAPSAVANIAAQITSAIVLSQNQLAPLETLAVSAAAQTAATQQTSLAPLFSNLGVAAGISGLSPQLQQAVAQVLAQQTSLDPNLTGEDIKQAFQSSGLFLEASLAAGSVSSSGTPDLKAALIVLRQVLTTSLNAAAPTAPTPSVPTATATTVPQGTTTVTVVQPQGTSPTVQVSSLPVTMTAEPDMVATASPALAPLLTAEALVLNASEGDTPQLSQAVFEFSAASAVISSATTSADAAARTAASSAALNLLQEAVQAAPLGAANLAGLASDNGAMLSLLPVVAGARIAGIDEAEFARTNVPPPPLSGALPAAQPVMPATLVTNSSPDAAMRHLLTDTDGAIARQTLLQVASLPDQAGSMVGRIDPAAPRWNFEIPFATPQGTAMAQFEISRDGGGTETEAAKRVWRARFSLDVEPTGPVHALVSLNGDRTSVRMWAERPATADQLRAGVSQLSQALSRADLRPGDIVIRDGAPMQSTAARAGHFLDRAL, from the coding sequence ATGTCGATCGTCATCAATCAGAGTGTGCCGCTCGTCGCCGTGCAGGGCGCGACGGCGGATGTCGTGCTGCAGCCGGGGACGGTGGTCAAGGCCCAGGTGCTGCAAATCCTCGGCAACGATCAGGCGCAGATTTCGATCGGCGGCCAGTCGATCGATGTGGTCACGCAGGTGCCGCTGCAGGCCGGCCAGACGCTGCAGCTTTCGGTGTCGCAAGCGTCCGACGGCAGCATCCAGCTCGCGGTGGTCAACCAGCAGGGCGGCGCTGCGGCCAACCAGGGGGCCGCCAATCCCGCCGCTGCGAATTTCGCCGCCGACACCGTGACGCTTGCGCCCAGCGCGGTCGCCAATATCGCCGCGCAAATCACGTCGGCGATTGTTCTTTCACAAAATCAGCTCGCGCCGCTGGAGACGCTTGCTGTCTCTGCCGCGGCGCAGACCGCGGCGACCCAGCAGACCAGTCTGGCGCCGCTGTTTTCCAATCTCGGCGTTGCCGCCGGCATCAGCGGCCTGTCGCCGCAGCTTCAGCAGGCCGTGGCGCAGGTGCTGGCGCAACAGACCAGCCTCGACCCAAATTTGACCGGCGAGGACATCAAGCAGGCGTTCCAGAGCTCCGGCCTCTTTCTGGAAGCTTCGCTGGCGGCCGGATCGGTTTCATCGTCCGGCACGCCGGATCTCAAGGCGGCGCTGATCGTGCTGCGCCAGGTGCTGACGACATCGCTCAATGCCGCGGCGCCGACGGCGCCGACGCCAAGCGTGCCGACCGCGACAGCCACAACGGTTCCGCAGGGCACGACCACAGTAACCGTCGTGCAGCCGCAGGGCACATCGCCAACGGTTCAAGTCTCGTCGCTGCCGGTCACGATGACGGCCGAGCCTGACATGGTCGCTACCGCATCGCCCGCGCTGGCGCCGCTGCTCACGGCCGAGGCCTTGGTGCTCAATGCTTCGGAAGGCGATACGCCGCAGCTTTCACAAGCGGTTTTCGAGTTCAGCGCCGCAAGCGCTGTCATTTCGTCCGCGACGACATCGGCGGATGCGGCTGCCCGCACGGCTGCAAGCAGCGCCGCCCTCAACCTGTTGCAGGAGGCCGTTCAGGCCGCTCCGCTGGGCGCAGCAAACCTGGCGGGGCTCGCGTCGGATAATGGGGCGATGCTGTCGCTGCTGCCGGTGGTGGCCGGCGCACGCATCGCTGGTATCGACGAGGCCGAATTTGCCCGCACCAATGTGCCGCCACCGCCGCTCAGTGGCGCGTTGCCTGCGGCGCAGCCGGTGATGCCGGCGACATTGGTGACGAATTCCTCGCCGGACGCGGCGATGCGCCATCTACTCACGGATACTGATGGGGCCATTGCGCGGCAAACGCTGTTGCAGGTCGCCTCGCTGCCGGACCAGGCCGGCTCGATGGTGGGCCGGATCGATCCAGCGGCGCCGCGATGGAATTTCGAAATCCCGTTTGCAACGCCGCAGGGAACGGCGATGGCGCAGTTCGAGATTTCGCGCGATGGCGGCGGCACCGAGACTGAAGCGGCCAAGCGGGTTTGGCGCGCGCGGTTCTCGCTCGATGTCGAACCGACAGGGCCGGTCCATGCGCTGGTCTCATTGAATGGTGACCGGACCTCGGTGCGGATGTGGGCGGAACGGCCGGCGACGGCCGATCAATTGCGCGCCGGGGTATCGCAGCTCAGTCAGGCGCTGAGCCGCGCGGACTTGCGGCCCGGCGATATCGTGATCCGCGACGGTGCACCGATGCAATCGACCGCCGCGCGCGCCGGGCATTTTCTGGACCGCGCGCTATGA
- a CDS encoding EscU/YscU/HrcU family type III secretion system export apparatus switch protein codes for MSGNAKNQLAVALHYDKSGAPRVVAKGRGSIGEKIIEVAKTNGVPIEENEVLAGALSHVELGDEIPAELYKAVAEVLIFVLRMSGRVR; via the coding sequence ATGAGCGGAAACGCAAAGAACCAGCTTGCGGTCGCGCTGCATTACGATAAATCCGGCGCGCCGCGGGTTGTCGCCAAGGGCAGAGGGAGCATCGGCGAGAAGATCATCGAGGTCGCCAAGACCAACGGCGTTCCGATCGAGGAAAATGAAGTGCTGGCCGGCGCGCTGTCGCATGTCGAACTCGGCGACGAGATTCCGGCGGAGCTCTACAAGGCGGTGGCGGAGGTGCTGATCTTCGTGCTGCGGATGTCGGGGCGGGTGAGGTAG
- the blaOXA gene encoding class D beta-lactamase, translated as MINRRHALGLIAAAGVLPSRSFADVAQQRSEIREDLAKRFIDEGTAGTFVGYKVDDYLIIASDKDRSGEARLPASTFKVPNSLIALETGVVQDPDKDVFKWDGVKRSIEAWNRDHTMRSAIAASAVPVYQEIARRIGQERMQKYVDLFDYGNHNIGGGIDQFWLTGDLRIDPVQQIDFLDRLRRGVLPVSKRSQDLVCDILPVTKVGDATIRAKSGLLGAETGKPSLGWMVGWVEKGTTPTVFALNMDCPEPRHIADRMTLTQTCLRDIGAI; from the coding sequence GTGATCAATCGTCGTCATGCCCTCGGTCTTATTGCCGCCGCGGGTGTTCTGCCGTCGCGGAGTTTTGCCGACGTGGCGCAGCAGCGCAGCGAAATCCGCGAGGATCTCGCCAAGCGGTTTATCGACGAGGGAACGGCCGGGACCTTTGTCGGCTACAAGGTCGACGACTACCTGATCATCGCCAGCGACAAGGATCGGTCGGGTGAAGCAAGGTTGCCGGCCTCCACCTTCAAGGTGCCGAATTCGCTGATCGCGCTGGAAACCGGCGTGGTGCAGGATCCGGACAAGGACGTCTTCAAGTGGGATGGCGTGAAGCGCAGCATCGAGGCGTGGAATCGTGATCACACCATGCGCTCGGCGATCGCCGCTTCCGCCGTGCCGGTCTATCAGGAGATTGCGCGGCGCATCGGGCAAGAGCGGATGCAGAAATATGTCGACCTGTTCGACTACGGCAACCACAACATCGGCGGCGGCATCGATCAGTTCTGGCTGACCGGCGATTTGCGGATCGATCCCGTGCAGCAGATCGATTTCCTCGATCGGCTGCGTCGCGGCGTGCTGCCGGTCTCGAAACGAAGCCAGGATCTGGTGTGCGACATCCTCCCGGTCACAAAAGTGGGCGACGCCACCATCCGGGCCAAGAGCGGCCTGTTGGGCGCGGAGACCGGCAAGCCGTCGCTCGGCTGGATGGTGGGTTGGGTCGAGAAGGGCACCACGCCGACCGTGTTCGCGCTGAACATGGACTGCCCGGAGCCGCGTCATATCGCCGATCGCATGACGCTGACGCAGACGTGCCTGCGCGACATCGGCGCGATCTAA
- a CDS encoding DUF4260 domain-containing protein — MSETTATEATGAATGGLRTMLRLEGLTLFIGMTLLYAVWGGSWWIYAVLFLVPDLSFAAYLSGPKFGAMIYNTMHSYMAPMTLMTTGFALASPLTLSIALIWLAHIGIDRALGYGMKYSAGFSFTHLGRIGKNFSV, encoded by the coding sequence ATGAGCGAAACAACCGCGACCGAGGCCACGGGCGCCGCCACCGGCGGATTGCGCACGATGCTGCGGCTGGAAGGGCTGACGCTGTTTATCGGGATGACGCTGCTTTACGCCGTCTGGGGCGGATCGTGGTGGATTTACGCGGTCCTGTTCCTGGTGCCCGATCTGAGCTTTGCGGCCTATCTCTCAGGGCCGAAATTCGGCGCCATGATCTATAACACCATGCACAGCTACATGGCGCCGATGACCCTGATGACCACGGGCTTTGCCCTGGCCTCGCCGCTCACGCTTTCGATCGCGCTGATCTGGCTCGCCCATATCGGCATCGACCGCGCGCTCGGCTACGGCATGAAATACAGCGCCGGTTTCAGCTTCACCCATCTCGGCCGCATCGGGAAAAATTTTAGCGTTTGA
- a CDS encoding acyl-CoA carboxylase subunit beta gives MKDILDTLEERRAGAKLGGGEKRIEAQHARGKLTARERIELLLDKGSFEEFDMFVEHRSVEFGMDKSRVPGDGVVTGWGTVNGRKTFVFAKDFTVFGGSLSETHAQKIVKIQDMAMKARAPIIGLYDAGGARIQEGVAALAGYSYVFRRNVIASGVIPQISVIMGPCAGGDVYSPAMTDFIFMVKNTSYMFVTGPDVVKTVTNEVVTAEELGGASVHATRSSIADGAFENDVETLLQMRRLIDFLPSNNTDGVPEWPSFDDIGRVEMSLDTLIPDNPNKPYDMKELILKVVDEGDFFEISETFAKNIVTGFGRIAGRTVGFVANQPMVLAGVLDSDASRKAARFVRFCDAFNIPIVTFVDVPGFLPGTAQEYGGLIKHGAKLLFAYSQCTVPLVTVITRKAYGGAFDVMASKEIGADMNYAWPTAQIAVMGAKGAVEIIFRGDIGDTEAIAARTKEYEDRFLSPFIAAERGYIDDVIMPHSTRRRVARALAMLKDKKVEMPEKKHDNLPL, from the coding sequence ATGAAAGATATCCTTGATACCCTTGAGGAACGGCGCGCCGGCGCCAAGCTCGGTGGCGGCGAAAAGCGCATCGAAGCGCAGCACGCCCGCGGCAAGCTGACCGCGCGGGAGCGCATCGAGCTGTTGCTCGACAAGGGCTCGTTCGAGGAGTTCGACATGTTCGTCGAGCATCGCTCGGTGGAATTCGGCATGGACAAATCCAGGGTACCCGGCGACGGCGTGGTCACCGGCTGGGGCACCGTGAACGGCCGCAAGACGTTTGTCTTCGCCAAGGATTTTACCGTATTCGGCGGCTCGCTGTCGGAAACCCACGCCCAGAAAATCGTCAAGATCCAGGACATGGCGATGAAGGCGAGGGCGCCGATCATCGGGCTTTACGACGCGGGCGGCGCGCGCATCCAGGAAGGCGTAGCTGCCCTGGCCGGTTATTCCTATGTGTTCCGCCGCAACGTGATTGCGTCGGGCGTGATCCCGCAGATCTCCGTCATCATGGGGCCGTGCGCCGGCGGTGACGTCTATTCGCCTGCGATGACCGACTTCATCTTCATGGTGAAGAACACCAGCTACATGTTCGTCACCGGTCCTGATGTGGTGAAGACTGTCACCAACGAGGTGGTCACGGCGGAAGAACTCGGCGGCGCCTCGGTGCACGCCACGCGTTCCTCGATCGCCGACGGCGCGTTCGAAAACGACGTCGAGACGCTGTTGCAGATGCGCCGGCTGATCGACTTTTTGCCTTCCAACAATACCGACGGCGTGCCGGAATGGCCGAGTTTCGACGACATCGGGCGCGTGGAGATGTCGCTGGATACGCTGATCCCCGACAATCCGAACAAGCCCTACGACATGAAGGAGCTGATCCTGAAAGTCGTGGACGAGGGCGACTTCTTTGAAATCTCCGAGACGTTTGCCAAGAACATCGTCACCGGTTTCGGCCGCATCGCCGGCCGCACGGTCGGCTTCGTCGCCAACCAGCCGATGGTGCTGGCGGGTGTGCTCGACAGCGACGCCTCGCGCAAGGCGGCACGCTTCGTGCGCTTCTGCGACGCCTTCAATATTCCGATCGTGACCTTCGTCGACGTGCCGGGCTTCCTGCCGGGCACCGCGCAGGAATATGGCGGGCTGATCAAGCACGGCGCCAAGCTGCTGTTCGCCTATTCGCAATGCACGGTGCCCCTGGTCACGGTGATCACGCGCAAGGCTTATGGCGGCGCGTTCGACGTGATGGCGTCAAAGGAAATCGGCGCCGACATGAATTATGCATGGCCGACGGCGCAGATCGCCGTGATGGGAGCCAAGGGTGCGGTGGAGATCATCTTCCGCGGCGACATCGGCGACACCGAGGCGATCGCCGCGCGCACCAAGGAATACGAAGACCGCTTCCTGTCGCCCTTCATCGCCGCCGAGCGCGGCTATATCGACGACGTCATCATGCCGCATTCGACCAGGCGAAGGGTCGCGCGGGCACTGGCGATGCTGAAAGACAAGAAGGTGGAAATGCCCGAGAAGAAGCACGACAATTTGCCGTTGTGA
- a CDS encoding dihydrodipicolinate synthase family protein — MPRHPDFVPQGVIPAVLLPFHGDLSIDEASFRAHLRDVADVQGLSAITVNAHSTEVASCTPEEQRRVMEIAGEEVGDRLPVIHGVWADGSLEAARIARQAQAGGASALLVFPPGPFALGQSAEMALAHFKTIADATDLPLIVFQYPLATGQGYPAVTLERLFDEVPTIRAIKDWTPLVPQHESQIRALQGRRRPINVLTTNSAWLLSSLVLGCNGLLSGSGSVIADLQAKLYRAVKANDLAEARRLNDRIYPLARVFYADPFVDMHNRMKEALVLLGKLPRAVVRPPLVKISDAEVARIRDALIEAGLLGTQAALGRNAA; from the coding sequence ATGCCCCGCCATCCTGATTTCGTGCCTCAAGGTGTGATCCCGGCGGTACTGCTACCCTTCCACGGCGATCTGTCGATCGACGAGGCGAGTTTCCGGGCTCACTTGCGCGATGTCGCTGATGTGCAAGGACTGTCGGCGATCACAGTCAACGCCCATTCGACCGAGGTTGCCTCGTGCACCCCGGAAGAGCAGCGTCGCGTCATGGAGATCGCGGGCGAAGAAGTCGGCGACAGATTGCCTGTTATTCACGGGGTCTGGGCGGACGGCAGTCTGGAGGCGGCGCGGATCGCGCGCCAGGCTCAGGCCGGCGGGGCTTCGGCGCTGCTGGTTTTCCCGCCGGGTCCCTTCGCGCTCGGCCAGTCGGCGGAGATGGCGCTGGCCCATTTCAAGACCATCGCGGACGCGACCGATCTGCCGTTGATCGTGTTTCAATATCCCCTGGCCACGGGCCAAGGCTATCCGGCGGTGACGCTGGAGCGGTTGTTCGACGAAGTGCCAACCATTCGAGCCATCAAGGACTGGACGCCGCTCGTGCCGCAGCATGAGAGCCAGATACGCGCGTTGCAGGGGCGCAGGCGTCCGATCAACGTGCTCACAACCAACAGCGCGTGGCTGTTGAGTTCGCTGGTGCTCGGCTGCAATGGCTTGCTTTCCGGCAGCGGCAGCGTGATTGCCGACCTCCAGGCAAAACTCTATCGCGCCGTAAAGGCCAACGATCTCGCGGAAGCCCGCCGGCTGAACGACCGGATTTATCCTCTTGCCCGCGTATTCTACGCCGATCCCTTTGTCGACATGCACAACCGCATGAAGGAAGCGCTGGTGCTGCTCGGCAAGCTGCCGCGCGCAGTGGTGCGGCCGCCTTTGGTCAAGATATCAGACGCGGAAGTTGCGCGGATCCGGGACGCGCTGATCGAGGCGGGGCTGCTCGGCACCCAAGCGGCGCTCGGACGCAACGCCGCATAG
- a CDS encoding GFA family protein, whose amino-acid sequence MDSLMRNCRIKARSFQCRCGKVKLEAIGRPILTASCYCASCQEAGSRFEQLPSAPPVLNPDGGTDYVLYRKDRVQCVTGQEYLEEHRLKPDSPTRRVIATCCNSGMFLDFTKGHWLTMYRNRFPAGAPPLEMRVMTQDRRDGVELADDLPNYDGHSGKFMLRLIAAWIAMGLRRPEITLGKTACRGRNFAPMQ is encoded by the coding sequence ATGGATTCTCTGATGCGCAATTGCCGCATCAAAGCGCGCTCGTTTCAATGCCGATGCGGCAAGGTGAAGTTGGAGGCAATCGGCCGGCCGATTCTGACCGCCTCCTGCTATTGCGCGAGTTGCCAAGAAGCCGGAAGTCGCTTCGAACAACTGCCTTCCGCGCCACCCGTGCTCAATCCCGACGGTGGAACAGACTACGTCCTATATCGAAAGGATCGAGTGCAATGTGTGACAGGGCAGGAGTATCTTGAAGAGCACCGGCTCAAGCCTGATTCCCCGACCCGCCGGGTCATTGCCACATGTTGCAATTCGGGCATGTTCCTCGACTTTACCAAGGGACATTGGCTGACGATGTACCGGAACCGCTTTCCGGCAGGCGCGCCGCCCCTTGAAATGCGGGTCATGACACAAGACCGACGAGACGGCGTCGAGCTTGCTGATGACTTGCCGAACTATGATGGTCACTCTGGCAAGTTCATGTTGAGGCTTATCGCCGCTTGGATCGCGATGGGTCTCCGCAGGCCAGAAATCACCTTGGGAAAGACCGCTTGCCGTGGGCGAAATTTCGCGCCGATGCAATGA
- a CDS encoding twin-arginine translocation (Tat) produces MERREFLKLAFGVAGVAAGATALAAGANAVPLSPISPVQGLVPARGENTESAVVTQADVDHLKPEQVRWGHHWHRHWHRRHWGWHRHHWHRRRW; encoded by the coding sequence ATGGAGCGCCGAGAATTTCTAAAACTCGCCTTTGGCGTAGCCGGAGTGGCAGCGGGCGCGACAGCGCTTGCTGCGGGTGCGAACGCTGTGCCGTTATCGCCGATTTCACCGGTGCAGGGCCTCGTGCCTGCGCGTGGCGAAAACACAGAATCTGCGGTAGTGACGCAAGCTGACGTCGATCATCTGAAGCCGGAGCAGGTCCGCTGGGGCCATCACTGGCACAGGCATTGGCATCGTCGTCATTGGGGCTGGCATCGTCATCACTGGCACCGCCGCCGCTGGTAA
- a CDS encoding GCG_CRPN prefix-to-repeats domain-containing protein produces the protein MRLLAASAFAIGLGSMSVSAQAMPIAPVDKPVSNEITRVAQGCGPGMHRGPAGMCRPLFTCPPGWHTGPYGKKCFRN, from the coding sequence ATGAGACTGCTTGCTGCTTCCGCGTTTGCCATCGGCCTCGGCTCGATGAGCGTCTCCGCCCAGGCCATGCCGATTGCTCCGGTTGACAAGCCCGTTTCGAACGAAATCACGCGCGTCGCGCAGGGCTGCGGCCCCGGCATGCATCGCGGCCCGGCCGGCATGTGCCGCCCGCTGTTTACCTGCCCTCCCGGCTGGCACACCGGGCCGTACGGCAAGAAGTGCTTCAGGAACTGA
- a CDS encoding ArsR/SmtB family transcription factor yields MKAGPDIAMVASLVGDPARSNMLTALMTGRALTASELAHQAGVTPQTASSHLSKLEAGGLIEQEKQGRHRYYRLTGPDVAAVLEGLEGLAARAGHLRVRTGPKDPALRRARVCYDHLAGDLGVQMLDSMKKQRLLRQRKQDIELTTEGERFLSESLQISTEALAHPRRPLCKSCLDWSERRHHLAGTLGAAILNRFTELKWAARDATPGSRVVNFTRNGEKRFAALFGENE; encoded by the coding sequence ATGAAAGCAGGTCCCGATATCGCCATGGTCGCCTCGCTGGTCGGCGATCCCGCGCGCTCCAATATGCTGACGGCGCTGATGACCGGCCGCGCGCTGACCGCAAGCGAACTGGCGCACCAGGCTGGCGTCACGCCGCAGACCGCGAGTTCGCACCTTTCGAAGCTCGAGGCCGGCGGGCTGATCGAGCAGGAGAAGCAGGGCCGCCACCGCTATTATCGCCTCACCGGCCCCGATGTGGCCGCTGTGCTGGAGGGGCTGGAGGGCCTTGCCGCGCGCGCCGGCCATTTGCGGGTACGCACCGGGCCGAAGGATCCGGCGCTGCGCCGTGCGCGGGTCTGCTACGATCATCTCGCCGGCGATCTCGGCGTGCAGATGCTCGACAGCATGAAGAAGCAACGGCTGCTGCGCCAGCGCAAACAGGATATCGAATTGACCACTGAGGGCGAACGCTTCCTGAGCGAGAGCCTGCAGATATCGACCGAGGCCCTCGCCCACCCGCGCCGCCCGCTGTGCAAGAGCTGCCTCGACTGGAGCGAGCGGCGTCATCATCTCGCCGGCACGCTCGGCGCTGCGATCCTGAACAGGTTCACGGAATTGAAATGGGCCGCGCGCGATGCCACGCCCGGCAGCCGTGTCGTCAATTTTACCCGTAATGGCGAGAAGCGGTTTGCCGCCCTGTTCGGCGAGAACGAATAG
- a CDS encoding NIPSNAP family protein: MAITVFIRYQIDPFKRTMFEEYAKRWLTIIPKAGGDLQGYWMPHEGTNNIAFALISFENLAAYESYRARLRTDSDGVANFNFAEEHQFILAEERTFLRKVAL, translated from the coding sequence GTGGCCATCACCGTTTTCATCCGCTACCAGATCGATCCATTCAAACGCACGATGTTTGAAGAATATGCCAAACGCTGGCTCACCATCATTCCAAAGGCGGGCGGCGATCTCCAGGGCTACTGGATGCCGCATGAGGGCACCAACAACATTGCGTTCGCGCTGATCTCGTTCGAGAATCTCGCAGCCTATGAGAGCTATCGGGCGCGGCTGCGCACCGACAGCGACGGCGTTGCCAATTTCAATTTCGCCGAGGAACACCAATTTATTCTGGCGGAAGAGCGAACCTTTCTGCGTAAGGTGGCATTATAG